In the Phormidium ambiguum IAM M-71 genome, one interval contains:
- a CDS encoding DUF4258 domain-containing protein gives MKSIRLTNHAQEQAIERGTNEAEIIDTIITGNRQNAKNGRYKYQATFQYNNDWQGQFYSLKKVVPIVAETDTELVVITVYTFYF, from the coding sequence ATGAAATCTATTAGATTAACTAATCACGCTCAAGAGCAAGCGATTGAAAGAGGTACAAATGAAGCTGAAATTATTGATACCATTATTACAGGTAATCGCCAAAATGCGAAAAATGGTAGATATAAATATCAAGCGACTTTTCAGTATAATAATGATTGGCAGGGTCAGTTCTACTCTCTCAAGAAGGTAGTACCGATTGTTGCTGAGACTGATACTGAGTTGGTTGTTATCACAGTTTATACTTTTTACTTTTGA
- a CDS encoding DUF2283 domain-containing protein — translation MKISYDSEIDALYIRLVEGKHECRTLQLTEEIALNIGENELLVGIEILDAREVLGAGNVPNVVLENISFTVA, via the coding sequence ATGAAAATTAGTTATGATTCTGAAATTGATGCTCTCTACATTAGACTTGTAGAAGGTAAGCATGAGTGCCGCACTTTACAGTTAACGGAAGAAATAGCTTTAAATATTGGTGAAAATGAGTTATTAGTAGGAATAGAAATTTTGGACGCTAGAGAAGTTTTAGGTGCAGGAAATGTCCCTAATGTAGTGTTAGAAAATATATCTTTTACTGTGGCTTGA